In Parasegetibacter sp. NRK P23, the genomic stretch GATCACGGTGTTTTCCCTTTCTATCAGCGCCAGTTCATATTGCGTCCTCAGTTGTTTTTTCAAAAAGAGCGGTTGTGTTAAACCTCCGGCCACCGTTCCGAAGAGCGAAGCAGGTAAGTTAAACCAGTTGCTTGCTTTGAAAGCGTTCAGTCCGCCGGAAGCCGTAATACTCAGCGAAGGGTACATATTTGCCCTGGCAATGCCTGTTCTTGCATTGGCGATGGCAAGCGCGAGTTCCTGCGACTTTACATCGGGCCTTCTTCCCAGTAAGGTGGCCGGTACACCCGCGGTAAGCGCGCCCGCGAATGAGGCGCTGGCTGGCAACGGACTGCGTTGGATGCTACCGGGCAGTTTCCCCGAGAGGATACTCAGCGCGTTTTCACGGATAGCGATTTGCTGTTCCAGCAATGGGACCAGTTGCTGCGCCGCCATCTGCTGTGCTTCTGCCTGTTGCACACCCGCCAGGGTTACTTCGCCCGCGTTGTATTGCAAACGAATGATGCGGAGTGTGCTGTCGTTGAGCAAAATGTTATTTTTTGCGATGCGCAGTTGCTCGTCCAGCATCTGCAGGTTAAAATAACCTTTCGCCAGGTTCGCCACTATATTGGTCTGAATGGCTTTACGCGCTTCCCCGGTTTGGAGAAAAGCGGCCAGGGCTGCGGCTTTTTGGTTCTTTATCTTGCCCCAGATATCCGCTTCCCAGGAAAGCCCGACTGCCGCGGTAAAATCTTCCACATGGGTGGTGCCGAGGAACTGGCTGGCGCTCAAACCGTTCAGACTATTGTCTGACGGGCGGTTTGAACTGGCCATAACCTGTAAACGCACATCGGGAAGGTAGGCGTTCTTCAACTGCTTCAGGGTAAGTTGCGCGGCTTCCATATTTTTAAGGGCCACCTGCATATCATAGTTCCTGATAATAGCGGTATCTATCAGTGCCAGCAACCGGCTGTCTGTAAAAAACGCTTTCCAATTCACTGCCGCTACAGAAGCAGTATCGGATGTAGTCGCATAGCGGAAAGTATCCGGTAGAGGGATTTCCGTGGCCGAAGTATTCTTCGTTACATTACATGCGTTCAGGATCGAAAAGATCGCGATGGCAAGAATGGGTATATTCAGTAATTTTTTCATCTTTTTACTGTTGATTTTTTGCTGATGGAATGAAGGCCTGCATTAGCAGACCGCACTGGCATTACCTTACAGGCACTTCATTCATTTAAAACATATCAATTCAATCAGGCGGGTTCCAGCGCAAGTTCAGGTGTTTTTCTGCTGACCAGTTTCTCCTGGAGTCCCTGGAACACGATGAACAATACGGGGATGAAAAACAATCCCAGCAATACACCGCTCACCATACCGCCTGCGGCCCCGATGCTGATGGAGTGGTTACCCTGCGCCGATGGACCGGTCGCGAACATCATCGGGATCAGTCCCACAATAAACGCGAGAGAGGTCATGATGATAGGACGCAACCTCAGCCGCGCCGCTTCCAGTGCCGATTCCAGCAAAGTATATCCCATCCGGCGGCGCTGTGCCGCGAATTCAACGATAAGGATAGCGTTCTTCGCCAAAAGTCCGATCAGCATCACCAGTGCTACCTGCACATAGATGTTATTCGAGATGCCGGTCATACCAATCGCCGCGAACACACCAAATACACCTGTTGGAATGGAAAGAATTACGGCAAGGGGCAGTATATAACTTTCGTATTGCGCCGCCAGCAGGAAATATATGAACAGCAGAGAAAGGATGAAGATCACCGCGGATTGTCCGCCGGAACTGATTTCTTCCTTTGTCATCCCGGAGAATTCATAAGAATAACCGGAAGGCAATTGTTGCTGTGCTACTTCTTCCACGGCACGGATCGCGTCACCGGAACTGAAACCGGGTTTGGCCATGGCGTTCACACCGATAGAATTGAACAGGTTGTAACGCGAAGCGGTTTCCGGCCCATAAACCCTGTTCAGGCGCACGATTGTATTGAGCGGCACCATTTCGCCTTGCCTGTTCTTCACGAATACGGCGTCCAGCGCTTCGGGAGAGGCTCTTTCGGAGACATCGGCCTGCACCATTACACGGTAGTATTTCCCGAACCTGTTGAAATCGGAAGCCTGCGCACTGCCGAAATAGGCCTGCATGGTCTGCAATACATCGCGGAGGTTCACATCCAGTTGTTCCGCCTTCACTTCGTCCACTTCCATTTCCAGTTGCGGGTAATCAGCTTTGAAGGAGGTGAATGCCACGGCTATTTCCGGGCGTTTCATCAATTCCATGATGAAGTTGTTGGCCACGCCGCTGAATTTCTGGAGATCACCACCTGTTCTGTCCTGCAACACAAAATCAAGTCCGTCCACATTGCTAAAACCGGGCACTGTCGGGAAAGTGAACACAAAGAAGTTGGCGCCTTTAATCGCGGCCAGGCGTTGGTTCACATCTCCCATGATCGCGTTGATGTCTTTCAAATCTCCCCTTTCCTTTGCGGGTTTGAGCAGGATAAAGGCCACACCTGCGGAAGGACTTGTGGATTGCGTAAGGATATTGAATCCACCCAATCCCATCAGCGTTTTTTTAGACGGAAGCGCAGCCAGTTTCTCTTCCACTTCTTTTACGATCGCGTTGGTGCGGTCGAGGGAAGCCCCTGCCGGTGTGGCGATGGAGATGGCGATAAAGCCCTGGTCTTCTGAAGGAATAAACCCGGTCGGTGTTTTACGCACCATGTACACAGTGGAAACAATCACCAGCAGAAGCGCGGTCAAACTGGCCCAACGGTATTTTGTCATGAACCTGATGGATCCGGTGTACTTATTGGTGAGTTTATTAAAGCCTGAATTGAACCCGGCGAAGAACTTCTCTTTGAATGTTTTCTTGTTTCCGTGTGTGGAACCCTCGTGTTCTTTCAGGAAAAGCGCTGCCAACGCAGGACTCAGCGTTAACGCGTTCACCGCGGAAATCACGATGGCAATAGCCAGGGTAAAGGCAAACTGCCGGTAGAATACGCCGGTGGACCCTTCCATAAAACCTACCGGCAAAAACACCGCCGCCATTACCAGTGTGATGGAGATGATCGCGCCGGTGATTTCACTCATCGCGGATACCGTGGCTTTTTTGGGAGAAAGGTGTTCGTGTTCCATTTTTGCATGTACCGCTTCCACCACCACAATGGCATCATCCACTACAATACCAATGGCCAGCACCAGCGCAAACAACGTGAGCAGGTTGATGGAAAAACCAAGCAACTGCATGAAGAAGAAAGTACCGAGGATGGCTACCGGAACGGCGATCGCGGGAATAAGGGTGGAACGGAAATCCTGCAGGAAAAGAAACACCACAAGGAACACGAGAATGAACGCTTCGATCAAAGTTGTTTTTACCTGACTGATGGATTGATCGAGGGAGTCCTTCGTATTGTAAAGAATAAGGTGCTTCACATCTTTCGGAAAATCTTTCGCGGCCTTTTCCATCAATGCTTTGATCGCGATCTGTATATCACTGGAATTGGAACCCGCATTCTGGAAGATACCGATGTTCAGTCCCGGCAACCCCTCCACACGGGTATTGCTGCCGTAAGTATAGGACCCGAATTCCACCCTGGCCACATCTTTCAATCTAAGGATAGAACCATCACTGTTCGAGCGGATCACGATGTTTTCGTACTCATCGGGCTTACTGAGCTTCCCTTTGTATTTGATTACATATTCGAATGACTCCTTGCTGCTTTCGCCAAACCTTCCAGGCGCGGCTTCCAGGTTCTTATCGCGGATGGCGGCCATTACTTCCTGCGGAGTGAGGTTGTAAGAAGTAAGTTGCGCTGGATTCAGCCATACACGCATGGAATAATCCTTGCTGCCACCAAATACCACCGCCTGCCCGACACCGGGTATCCTTTTGATCTCCGGGATGATGTTGATCTGTGCGTAGTTGGTCAGGAAAGTCTGATCATATTTTTCTTTGTCTTCAGAAAAAAGGTCCACCACCATTACCAGACTGTTCTGTTGTTTCGCGGTGGTAATACCCGCCTGCACCACTTCAGCAGGTAGCTGACTGGTAGCCTGGGCCACCCTGTTCTGAACGTTCACCGCGGCCTGGTCGGGATCGGTACCCAGCTTAAAGAAAACGGTGATCACGAGTGAGCCGTCGTTACTGGCGGTGGAACTCATGTACAACATGTTCTCCACGCCATTAATGGACTCTTCAAGAGACGGCGCCACGGAACGCAGCACTGTTTCAGCGTTGGCACCGGGATACAGGGCCATAACCTGCACGGCGGGCGGCGCGATATCGGGGAACTGTTGGAGGGGAAGTTTGGTCAATCCTAACACACCCACGATCACCAGCAGGATAGAGATCACCGTGGCCAATACGGGGC encodes the following:
- a CDS encoding efflux RND transporter permease subunit, yielding MLKRFIERPVLATVISILLVIVGVLGLTKLPLQQFPDIAPPAVQVMALYPGANAETVLRSVAPSLEESINGVENMLYMSSTASNDGSLVITVFFKLGTDPDQAAVNVQNRVAQATSQLPAEVVQAGITTAKQQNSLVMVVDLFSEDKEKYDQTFLTNYAQINIIPEIKRIPGVGQAVVFGGSKDYSMRVWLNPAQLTSYNLTPQEVMAAIRDKNLEAAPGRFGESSKESFEYVIKYKGKLSKPDEYENIVIRSNSDGSILRLKDVARVEFGSYTYGSNTRVEGLPGLNIGIFQNAGSNSSDIQIAIKALMEKAAKDFPKDVKHLILYNTKDSLDQSISQVKTTLIEAFILVFLVVFLFLQDFRSTLIPAIAVPVAILGTFFFMQLLGFSINLLTLFALVLAIGIVVDDAIVVVEAVHAKMEHEHLSPKKATVSAMSEITGAIISITLVMAAVFLPVGFMEGSTGVFYRQFAFTLAIAIVISAVNALTLSPALAALFLKEHEGSTHGNKKTFKEKFFAGFNSGFNKLTNKYTGSIRFMTKYRWASLTALLLVIVSTVYMVRKTPTGFIPSEDQGFIAISIATPAGASLDRTNAIVKEVEEKLAALPSKKTLMGLGGFNILTQSTSPSAGVAFILLKPAKERGDLKDINAIMGDVNQRLAAIKGANFFVFTFPTVPGFSNVDGLDFVLQDRTGGDLQKFSGVANNFIMELMKRPEIAVAFTSFKADYPQLEMEVDEVKAEQLDVNLRDVLQTMQAYFGSAQASDFNRFGKYYRVMVQADVSERASPEALDAVFVKNRQGEMVPLNTIVRLNRVYGPETASRYNLFNSIGVNAMAKPGFSSGDAIRAVEEVAQQQLPSGYSYEFSGMTKEEISSGGQSAVIFILSLLFIYFLLAAQYESYILPLAVILSIPTGVFGVFAAIGMTGISNNIYVQVALVMLIGLLAKNAILIVEFAAQRRRMGYTLLESALEAARLRLRPIIMTSLAFIVGLIPMMFATGPSAQGNHSISIGAAGGMVSGVLLGLFFIPVLFIVFQGLQEKLVSRKTPELALEPA
- a CDS encoding TolC family protein — its product is MKKLLNIPILAIAIFSILNACNVTKNTSATEIPLPDTFRYATTSDTASVAAVNWKAFFTDSRLLALIDTAIIRNYDMQVALKNMEAAQLTLKQLKNAYLPDVRLQVMASSNRPSDNSLNGLSASQFLGTTHVEDFTAAVGLSWEADIWGKIKNQKAAALAAFLQTGEARKAIQTNIVANLAKGYFNLQMLDEQLRIAKNNILLNDSTLRIIRLQYNAGEVTLAGVQQAEAQQMAAQQLVPLLEQQIAIRENALSILSGKLPGSIQRSPLPASASFAGALTAGVPATLLGRRPDVKSQELALAIANARTGIARANMYPSLSITASGGLNAFKASNWFNLPASLFGTVAGGLTQPLFLKKQLRTQYELALIERENTVIRFRGTVLTAVGEVSDALVQLEKLKEQELIAANRTQTLQKAIQNATLLFANGKASYLEVITAQANVLQSELDLVAVKTAHLTAGVELYRSLGGGWN